One stretch of Passer domesticus isolate bPasDom1 chromosome 2, bPasDom1.hap1, whole genome shotgun sequence DNA includes these proteins:
- the GGACT gene encoding gamma-glutamylaminecyclotransferase, with product MARVFVYGTLKKGQPNYKHMINTAKGLAKFQGRGHTVEKYPLVIAGKYNIPYMLNIPGTGHHIAGEIYSVDEQMLQFLDEFEGCPDMYQRTLMRIQVVEWEGKGGAGEARADGVLECFVYSTATYPPEWVGLPYHDSYDSSGKHGLSYVLRESRE from the coding sequence ATGGCCCGTGTCTTCGTCTACGGCACGCTCAAGAAGGGCCAGCCCAACTACAAGCACATGATCAACACGGCCAAAGGCCTGGCGAAATTCCAAGGAAGGGGCCACACGGTGGAGAAGTACCCACTGGTGATTGCAGGGAAATACAATATTCCTTACATGCTGAACATCCCGGGGACAGGCCACCACATTGCTGGGGAGATTTACTCTGTCGACGAGCAGATGCTGCAGTTCCTGGATGAGTTCGAAGGCTGCCCTGACATGTACCAGCGCACCCTGATGAGGATCCAAGTGGTGGAGTGGGAGGGGAAGGGCGGCGCGGGAGAGGCGCGGGCCGACGGCGTCCTGGAGTGCTTCGTGTACAGCACAGCCACGTACCCGCCCGAGTGGGTCGGGCTCCCCTACCATGACAGTTACGACTCCTCGGGGAAGCACGGCCTCTCCTACGTGCTACGGGAAAGCCGGGAATAG